From Vanrija pseudolonga chromosome 1, complete sequence, a single genomic window includes:
- the PF14_0175_1 gene encoding uncharacterized protein, whose protein sequence is MSSGAASHGEADDSSSGDMHSPTPRYYPPPRNPLTPAQLGRIAQTFGIVIPSLPEAPSPFRDRELAGSPRTGSYPRTGSQKQSAQSQAVAVIPPASLLVRQQSGSPDISVERERLRRWRRGRLIPLQPTLNMMLVAIAREFGLPSIAGITVYMGPQLPAESHGSRESTASYGTTTDLDVGPQITPAAWSTLFPNSSSRSTNSPTNTPVATPKKAFTSPPAANLSHGVFAPAPDPILPHTNHHHRVRNLSNPPESRFPSNSSQTGSSVSSFSPRTPASITASIPPSTSLFGTIEFDIDPDEAPWFEGWLRSGGPSRKLGSEGGVRELALVGKLNDERPRFLRDLELEAERAEAERLEQKRLLEQQELERQEQERLEVERREQERLEQERLEQERLQAERLEAERLERERVEAARLEQQRIEAERFEKERLAAERLEQERLEAERLERVRVEQERKEQEERRLEQQRLEQQRIEAQRLEQERIEQERIELQERLERERIEEEERLKREQLEKERVREAEKREAATRAERERKQREMEEREQAELAEAAAAAVGYAALADSSHTYDYADDPPSTSRELNEHDGELHGLGLNRAVAPNGVRQSNTLSEDGERSELGDVVAMLDAHRSSTDLLASPIALPRPIPNGVPPLERGPPTSVTPDSPGLLSPQLSPSDHRGSGIVMADQLNNLEKLMRDLSPRDIHFNSPSALQQRRGVGEKASPLNGAGVNAAGAALPRRGSSRLPYLQPESPRRHSPLVPPGKRYPDAHTSTGSAGTSPPSNHGSMAAADPEARSMTHTRSTSGSNKLHHEMAQRGSDHSIKSAKSEAPKRPPRPPTPDFATPEVPAKYLPTEKVGTIKVPNTPPLGSIPITPSPGAISNGTMPTTPGRQRPPSMSLRGLRRASSKVMLRPKSKAPSGNYPTYPVDPNRGGDPNISSPIIPVEEPQIPIGLFPANPQAMGQQSSFQSMRSPPFQPRSLPDSTNEFGMFNGPSTDPHASTAPAKSKDGFASRLFSFGGRRGKDESEISAINISTPFSTTHTHFTPADMAAAAGHTIMPIPPPPRSHGPSGSLSASGGNVPLSPATANFEFGDPNNSPTSPRNVRRKPVPGLQNQNRSSGSASGDESAESVPVPPSKVTAAAY, encoded by the exons ATGTCCTCCGGCGCTGCCTCCcatggcgaggccgacgacagcagcagcggcgacatGCACTCGCCCACGCCTCGATACTATCCACCACCAAGAAATCCTTTAACACCAGCCCAGCTTGGTCGTATCGCCCAGACTTTTGGTATCGTCATTCCCAGTCTCCCAGAGGCCCCGTCACCATTCCGGGATCGTGAGCTCGCTGGTTCCCCTCGGACTGGGTCCTATCCACGGACAGGCTCCCAGAAGCAGTCGGCGCAGTCGCAGGCCGTTGCCGTCATCCCGCCGGCTTCTCTGCTCGTTCGACAGCAGTCTGGCTCGCCTGACATCAGCGTGGAACGAGAACGGCTtcgacgctggcgtcgtGGCCGGCTCATTCCTCTGCAGCCCACGCTCAACATGATGCTCGTCGCCATTGCCCGCGAGTTTGGCCTTCCTTCAATAGCTGGCATCACAGTGTATATGGGACCTCAACTGCCGGCAGAGTCTCACGGCTCGCGCGAATCGACGGCGAGCTATGGCACAACAACAGACCTCGATGTTGGGCCTCAGATCACACCTGCAGCCTGGAGTACATTGTTCCCCAACTCTTCTTCGCGATCGACAAACTCGCCAACAAACACGCCAGTCGCGACGCCCAAAAAGGCCTTTACCTCTCCGCCAGCCGCCAATCTCTCCCATGGCGTGTTCGCCCCTGCCCCCGACCCGATCCTCCCACACACAAACCATCACCACCGAGTCCGAAACCTGTCCAACCCGCCCGAGTCGAGATTCCCCTCCAACTCGTCTCAGACGGGCTCGTCAGTGTCGTCATTCTCTCCCCGCACACCGGCATCCATCACGGCCAGCATTCCTCCGTCGACATCATTGTTTGGAACAATCGAGTTCGACATTGACCCCGATGAGGCGCCTTGGTTTGAGGGCTGGCTCCGCTCAGGGGGTCCATCTCGCAAGTTGGGCTCCGAGGGCGGGGTTCGGGAACTGGCTCTTGTCGGTAAACTCAACGATGAGCGCCCGCGCTTCCTTCGCGACTTGGAACTCGAAGCGGAGAgagccgaagccgagcgaTTGGAACAGAAGAGGCTGTTGGAGCAGCAGGAACTCGAACGGCAAGAGCAGGAGAGACTCGAGGTGGAGCGGCGAGAGCAGGAGCGTCTGGAACAGGAGCGCCTGGAGCAGGAACGCCTCCAAgccgagcgtctcgaggcaGAGCGGCTGGAGCGGGAACGTGTCGAGGCTGCACGACTCGAGCAGCAACGCATAGAGGCGGAACGATTCGAGAAGGAGCGCCTCGCAGCCGAGCGATTGGAACAAGAGCGCCTCGAAGCCGAACGGCTCGAACGAGTGCGCGTGGAAcaggagcgcaaggagcaAGAGGAGCGCCGTCTCGAACAACAGCGTCTCGAGCAACAACGCATCGAGGCTCAACGTCTCGAGCAGGAGCGTATCGAACAGGAGCGTATCGAACTCCAGGAACggctcgagcgagagcgcatcgaggaggaagagcgaCTCAAACGAGAGCAGCTGGAGAAGGAGCGGGTCCGCGAAGCAGAGAAGCGCGAAGCGGCCACTCGCGCCGAGAGGGAGCGCAAGCAGCGAGAAATGGAGGAACGCGAacaggccgagctcgccgaggccgcagcTGCGGCTGTCGGATACGCCGCTCTGGCTGACAGCTCACACACATATGACTATGCCGACGACCCGCCTTCGACATCCCGCGAGCTCAACGAACACGATGGGGAGCTTCACGGACTTGGCCTGAATCGCGCTGTGGCACCCAACGGCGTCAGGCAGTCCAACACCCTCTCGGAAGACGGTGAACGCagtgagctcggcgacgttgtTGCGATGCTCGATGCGCATCGTAGCAGCACCGACCTGTTGGCCAGCCCGATTGCCCTCCCGCGTCCCATCCCCAATGGTGTCCCTCCCTTGGAGCGCGGCCCGCCCACGAGTGTCACCCCCGACAGCCCTGGACTGCTCTCCCCCCAACTCTCGCCGTCCGACCACCGCGGCAGTGGCATCGTCATGGCCGACCAGCTCAACAACCTGGAGAAGC TCATGCGCGACCTGTCTCCCCGAGACATCCACTTCAACTCGCCCTCTGCGCTtcagcagcgccgcggcgtcggcgagaagGCCTCGCCTCTCAATGGAGCAGGTGTCAATGCGGCGGGTGCTGCTTTGCCCCGCCGTGGCTCAAGCAGACTACCTTATCTCCAGCCCGAGAGCCCCCGGCGCCACTCGCCCCTTGTCCCGCCAGGAAAGCGGTACCCAGACGCCCACACGTCGACAGGTTCAGCGggcacctcgccgccttcgAACCACGGCTCGATGGCTGCGGCCGACCCAGAGGCGCGGTCCATGACGCACACGCGCTCTACTTCTGGCTCCAACAAGCTGCACCACGAGATGGCCCAGCGCGGAAGCGACCACTCCATCAAGAGTGCCAAGTCAGAAGCACCGAAgcggccgccccgccctcccACTCCCGACTTCGCCACCCCCGAGGTGCCAGCCAAGTACCTCCCCACTGAGAAGGTTGGCACAATCAAGGTGCCCAACACACCGCCTCTCGGGTCGATTCCTATCACGCCGTCTCCTGGTGCCATCTCCAATggcacgatgccgacgacccCAGGGCGTCAAAGGCCGCCTTCGATGAGCTTACGCGGGCTTCGCAGAGCTAGCTCAAAGGTCATGCTGCGCCCCAAGTCGAAGGCTCCCTCTGGCAACTACCCGACTTACCCTGTGGACCCGAACCGTGGCGGTGATCCAAACATCTCGTCGCCGATCATCCCTGTGGAGGAGCCGCAGATCCCCATTGGCCTCTTCCCCGCCAACCCACAGGCGATGGGACAGCAGTCGTCCTTCCAGAGCATGCGCAGCCCACCGTTCCAGCCTCGCAGCCTGCCCGACTCTACCAACGAGTTTGGAATGTTCAATGGCCCTAGCACCGACCCGCACGCCTCCACCGCGCCAGCGAAGAGCAAGGACGGGTTCGCGTCGCGTCTCTTCTCCtttggcggccgccgcggaaAGGATGAGAGCGAGATCTCTGCCATCAACATCTCGACCCCATTCTCCACTACCCACACGCACTTCACGCCCGCCGACATGGCTGCGGCCGCTGGGCACACCATCATGCccatcccgccgccgccgcgctcgcatGGCCCGTCGGGCTCGCTCAGTGCCTCGGGCGGCAACGTCCCCCTCTCGCCCGCCACGGCCAACTTTGAGTTTGGTGACCCCAACAACTCGCCCACATCCCCCCGAAACGTCAGGCGCAAGCCTGTCCCCGGACTTCAAAACCAGAACCGCAGCAGCGGtagcgcgagcggcgacgagtctGCCGAGAGCGTCCCCGTACCACCTTCAAAGGTTACCGCAGCTGCCTACTAG
- the pld1_2 gene encoding uncharacterized protein, with translation MRIEHRNNVAELTAFTVFREGVGLPDAVGCHSAIQAKSVKLPIVFVELAGCRRRVVGIVICVCGLGELGLFAFLHFSLLALPLGASGRFALLCFADPLLLQLLSFESLFLLDALSLEPFLEFDTLLFDTLLLETLSLDALLLETLLFETALLLLLALLFHAHSFEPFGFEALLFQSLGCEALLLESFRLYALLLESCSLDTFPLQPLCLETLGLEAFLLQALLFQTLLLSPLHLESLLLLPFEFLLLQQPLLFQSLGFGSLRFEFQVAKEARALIVEFTDKSQFPNPALGAQLARWTP, from the exons ATGCGCATCGAGCATCGCAacaacgtcgccgagctcactGCGTTCACCGTCTTCCGAGAGGGTGTTGGACTGCCTGACGCCGTTGGGTGCCACAGCGCGATTCAGGCCAAGTCCGTGAAGCTCCCCATCGTGTTCGTTGAGCTCGCGGGATGTCGAAGGCGGGTCGTCGGCATAGTCATATGTGT ctgcggcctcggcgagctcggcctgtTCGCGTTCCTCCATTTCTCGCTGCTTGCGCTCCCTCTCGGCGCGAGTGGCCGCTTCGCGCTTCTCTGCTTCGCGGACCCGCTCCTTCTCCAGCTGCTCTCGTTTGAGtcgctcttcctcctcgatgcgctctcgctcgagccGTTCCTGGAGTTCGATACGCTCCTGTTCGATACGCTCCTGCTCGAGACGTTGAGCCTCGATGCGTTGTTGCTCGAGACGCTGTTGTTCGAGACGGCGCTCCTCTtgctccttgcgctcctgTTCCACGCGCACTCGTTCGAGCCGTTCGGCTTCGAGGCGCTCTTGTTCCAATCGCTCGGCTGCGAGGCGCTCCTTCTCGAATCGTTCCGCCTCTATGCGTTGCTGCTCGAGTCGTGCAGCCTCGACACGTTCCCGCTCCAGCCGCTCtgcctcgagacgctcggcTTGGAGGCGTTCCTGCTCCAGGCGCTCCTGTTCCAGACGCTCCTGCTCTCGCCGCTCCACCTCGAGTCTCTCCTGCTCTTGCCGTTCGAGTTCCTGCTGCTCCAACAGCCTCTTCTGTTCCAAtcgctcggcttcggctcTCTCCGCTTCGAGTTCCAAGTCGCGAAGGAAGCGCGGGCGCTCATCGTTGAGTTTACCGACAAGAGCCAGTTCCCGAACCCCGCCCTCGGAGCCCAACTTGCGAGATGGACCCCCTGA
- the ERV2 gene encoding FAD-linked sulfhydryl oxidase ERV2 has translation MVHIPRFARLFLLAAAVITLPTLYLFYPHEFSPSSDIDAGGIDQEHFREPVPQHVPDRGKHHVVEDEEPRNNWEAVVFDAADGGNKDGAATAKDASDQPPAPPAAADPPRKAHGNKNAAANKAGSGGADISKDTLGGGVIMPHLGNATAKAELGRAAWRVLHLMTLRFPDKPTPDDRETLKSYFHLFARLYPCGECAAHFQKLLKEYPPQTSSRKSASLWLCSLHNKVNERLGKPEFDCLTLDATYDCGCGDNSTNTTTRASYSATGNTAPLPTDPMHED, from the exons ATGGTCCACATCCCGCGCTTTGCgcgcctcttcctcctcgccgcggcggtcatCACCCTCCCGACGCTGTACCTGTTCTACCCGCACGAGTTCTCGCCCAGCAGCGAtatcgacgccggcggcatcgaccAGGAGCACTTCCGCGAGCCCGTGCCCCAGCATGTGCCCGACCGGGGCAagcaccatgtcgtcgaggacgaggagccgCGGAATAACTGGGAGGCGGTGGTGTTTGACGCTGCGgacggcggcaacaaggacggggcggcgacggccaagGACGCGAGCGACCAGCCACCTGCACCACCTGCCGCGGCCGACCCGCCGCGCAAGGCCCACGGGAACAAGAACGCGGCGGCGAACAAggccggctcgggcggcgcagACATCTCGAAGgacacgctcggcggcggcgtcatcATGCCGCATCTGGGCAATGCGACGGCCAA GGCTGAGCTCGGTCGTGCCGCTTGGCGAGTCCTCCACCTCATGACACTGCGTTTCCCCGAC AAACCAACCCCCGACGACCGCGAAACCCTCAAGTCCTACTTCCACCTCTTCGCCCGCCTGTACCCATGCGGCGAGTGCGCCGCGCACTTCCAAAAGCTGCTCAAGGAGTACCCTCCGcagacgtcgtcgcgcaagtcggcgtcgctgtgGCTCTGCTCGCTCCACAACAAGGTcaacgagcgcctcggcaagcCAGAGTTTGACTgcctcaccctcgacgcgacgtacgactgcggctgcggcgacAACTCGACCAACACGACCACGAGGGCGTCGTACAGCGCTACGGGCAacacggcgccgctgccgaccgaCCCGATGCACGAGGActag
- the ATX1 gene encoding Metal homeostasis factor ATX1, which yields MAARDSARGSLTLASQSTGPAYNYTVKMTCGGCSGAIDRVLKKNIEAPNGYTVSLETQKVVVFGPSLPPFDTITEKIAKTGKQIISKEEIAAGAPIPA from the exons ATGGCT GCTCGtgactcggcgcgcggctcgctgacgctcgcctcgcAGTCCACCGGCCCAGCATACAACTACACCGTCAAGATGACGTGCGGCGGCTGCTCTGGCGCCATCGACCGCGTTCTCAAGAAGAACATTGAGGCGC CCAACGGCTACACCGTGTCCCTCGAGACGCAGaaggtcgtcgtcttcggccCCTCCCTGCCGCCCTTTGACACTATCACTGAGAAGATTGCCAAGACTGGCAAGCAGATCATCTccaaggaggagattgcGGCGGGCGCTCCTATCCCCGCTTAG
- the pi038 gene encoding Deoxyribonuclease Tat-D, with translation MQFTDIAVNLGDGMFRGKYHGKRRHDDDLEAVVQRAHAAGVTRQLLTGTSLKESRIVLDLAKKYNLHSTAGCHPTSTSEIDKHKGGEDGYFAELEALIDEDRKEGGAKRLISIGEVGLDYDRLKFAPRETQLKHLPRLLRLSEKYHLPLFLHDRHPEAHADFVRILKEVGYGPSWAGGVVHSFTGTTAELQELLDMGFYIGVNGCSMKTQENVDNVKIIPLDRILLETDAPWCSVTTTHASHKYIPKGLVVVDKVKPEKFVEGKGVKGRNEPAEVITIAHIVAGIKGIPVEELAKAAWDNTLRLLYPAEV, from the exons ATGCAGTTTACAG ACATTGCTGTtaacctcggcgacggcatgTTCCGTGGCAAGTACCACGGCAAGcgccgccacgacgacgacctcgaggcggtcgtgcagcgcgcgcacgcggccGGCGTTACGCGCCAGCTCCTAACTGGCACATCTCTGAAGGAGTCGCGCATcgttctcgacctcgcgAAGAAATACA ACCTTCACTCCACTGCCGGCTGCCACCCAACCTCCACGTCCGAGATCGACAAGcacaagggcggcgaggacggctactttgccgagctcgaagccctcatcgacgaggacagGAAGGAGGGTGGTGCGAAGCGTCTCATCTCCATTGGGGAGGTTGGCCTCG ACTACGACCGCCTCAAGTTCGCCCCGCGCGAGACGCAGCTCAAGCATCTcccgcgcctcctccgcctgtCGGAGAAGTACCACCTCCCGCTGTTCCTGCACGACCGCCACCCcgaggcgcacgccgacTTTGTCCGCATCCTCAAGGAGGTCGGGTACgggccgagctgggccggcggcgttgTGCACAGCTTCACGGGGAccacggccgagctgcaggagCTTCTCGACATGGGCTTCTACATCGGCGTCAACGGGTGCTCAATGAAGACGCAGGAGAATGTCGACAACGTCAAGATCATCCCCCTCGACCGCATCTTGCTCGAGACCGACGCGCCGTGGTGCagcgtgacgacgacgcacgcgTCGCACAAGTACATTCCCAAGGGGCTTgtggtcgtcgacaaggtcaagCCCGAGAAGTttgtcgagggcaagggggTCAAGGGGAGGaacgagcccgccgag GTGATCACCATCGCGCACATTGTCGCCGGCATCAAGGGCATCccggtcgaggagctcgccaaggccgcatGGGACAACACCCTTCGTCTGCTGTACCCCGCCGAGGTGTAG
- the SYF1 gene encoding Pre-mRNA-splicing factor SYF1 — MTDPVPSLIDDLKAWFPLTAPIPNPATHPELIRIADLATEEDLLHNPDNLRAWLNHIEHIRLRISKTLPPKNHDPSAEERILGPLASPAAREGLKELVFVYERALAVFPTSYKLWKAYFVTRQEYVLGELTEDAKKARAKQAKRGAGYKTNVQEILDDTEEVNQWEGALDGVVGYDEWRALFATGERMLGWLSHLPVPWLLHLSMILHPNCPATFKRTYARRTFDRALRTLPPSLHGRIWGLYLRWAELIGGEAGERVWRRYLRIDSSLTERHIAYLLEAEPPRPLAAAKYLLSLARRAQKNLYSSLEGKSPYQLFVDFLELVEKYADDVGMDEEQTLELQATREAVQEATTGGEGSEAPKAEVASVEGRLMRIAGPPVPTSSEAVLHKPTKGIGGGAGAEANDLPYDEDTDPSNPRLLDVEGIVYRDGLEVYKDQAGRLWTGLATYWIKRGELDRATATFEKGLAEVVTIRDFTQIFDAYAEFSETMVSTLMDALADEDNLEDEDFDAEETEAELDQRMKGFEELMDRRPFLVNDVLLRRNPNEVVEWEKRVALHGDDDKAVVETYLRAIDTINPRKATGPLYPLYVNFAKFYEEGGSPDAETGEPRNEPDLDAARKIFEKAVKVPFKAVDELAETWCEWAEMELRNENYDEAIRLMQRATTVPKNTKVDYYNDNLPPQSRLFKALKLWSFYSDLEESIGTVESSKAVYDKIMELKIANAQTIVNYAAFLEENKYFEESFKVYERGIELFHFPIAFEIWNIYLSKFVKRYGGQKLERTRDLFEQALENCPAMFCKPLYLMYAKLEEEHGLAKRAMGIYDRATQTVQDSDKFEMYTIYIAKATANFGLPATRPIYERALEQLPDKETATICRRFAQMERKLGEIDRARAIYAHASQFCDPRSNAEFWSEWNAFEVDTGSEDTFREMLRIKRAVQASFNTDSAFVAAQAAAAANGGEKPTDVAAAAARDAADPMAAMEKELAESAAPAARGGAPAFVASSLKPAAQHEEAQDASGANPDAINIDDEEL; from the exons ATGACCGACCCGGTACCATCcctcatcgacgacctcaaggcgTGGTTCCCGCTCACGGCGCCCATCCCCAACCCGGCGACGCACCCAGAGCTGATCCGcatcgccgacctcgcgacAGAGGAGGACCTGCTGCACAACCCGGACAACCTGCGCGCGTGGCTCAACCACATCGAGCACATCCGACTGCGTATCAGCAAGACGCTCCCGCCAAAGAACCACGACCCGTCAGCTGAGGAGCGCATCCTTGgcccgctcgcctcgcccgccgcgcgcgaggggctcaaggagctcgtgTTCGTctacgagcgcgcgctcgccgtcttccCGACAAGTTACAAGCTCTGGAAGGCGTACTTTGTCACCAGGCAGGAGTatgtcctcggcgagcttaCAGAGGAcgcgaagaaggcgcgcgcgaagcaggccaagcgcggcgcggggtacAAGACGAATGTGCAGgagatcctcgacgacacAGAGGAGGTCAACCAGTGGGAGGgggcgctcgacggcgtcgtcggctaCGACGAGTGGCGTGCGCTGTTTGCCACTGGCGAGCGCATGCTTGGATGGCTCAGCCACCTCCCCGTCCCGTGGTTGCTGCACCTCAGCATGATCCTCCACCCCAACTGCCCCGCGACCTTCAAGCGCACGTACGCCCGCCGGACGTTTGACCGTGCATTGAGGACGCTGCCGCCAAGTCTGCATGGTCGCATCTGGGGCCTGTACCTCCGCTGGGCTGAGCTCATCGGCGgtgaggcgggcgagcgcgtctgGCGCCGTTATCTCagg ATCGACTCGTCGCTTACGGAACGACACATCGCGtacctcctcgaggcggagcCTCCCCGACCTCTTGCCGCGGCCAAGTACTTGCTGTCGCTTGCGCGGAGAGCGCAGAAGAACCTGTACTCGTCGTTGGAAGGCAAGTCGCCATACCAGCTGTTTGTCGACttccttgagcttgtcgagaagtacgccgacgacgtgggcatggacgaggagcagaCGCTCGAGCTGCAAGCGACCAGGGAGGCGGTTCAGGAGGCGACCACCGGAGGGGAGGGATCCGAGgcgcccaaggccgaggtggcgagtGTTGAAGGACGGCTGATGCGTATCGCTGGACCACCAGTGCCTACGTCTTCAGAAGCGGTTCTCCACAAGCCGACAAAAGGAATAGGAGGAGGCGCAGGTGCCGAGGCAAACGACCTGCCatacgacgaggacaccgaCCCATCCAATccccgcctgctcgacgtcgagggcatcGTGTACCGCGACGGTTTGGAGGTCTACAAGGACCAGGCTGGCCGCTTGTGGACTGGACTGGCGACGTACTGGATCAAgcggggcgagctcgaccgcgccacggccacgtTTGAGAAGGGTCTCGCCGAGGTTGTCACCATTCGCGACTTTACGCAAATATTCGACGCGTACGCCGAGTTCTCCGAGACCATGGTGTCGACGCTCATGGACGCCTTggcggacgaggacaacctcgaggatgaggactttgacgccgaggagaccgaggccgagcttgaccaGCGGATGAAGGGCTTTGAGGAGCTCATGGACCGCCGGCCCTTCCTCGTCAACGATGTGCTCCTGCGCCGCAACCCCAACGAGGTGGTCGAGTGGGAGAAGCGTGTCGCATTGCacggcgatgacgacaaGGCCGTGGTGGAGACATACCTCCGCGCCATCGACACGATCAACCCGAGGAAAGCTACCGGCCCGCTGTACCCCCTCTACGTCAACTTTGCCAAGTTTTACGAGGAGGGCGGAtcccccgacgccgagactGGCGAGCCAAGAAACGAGCCCGACCTCGATGCTGCGCGCAAGATCTTTGAGAAGGCGGTCAAGGTTCCGttcaaggccgtcgacgagctcgccgagacgtGGTGCGAGTGGGCCGAGATGGAGCTGCGGAATGAGAACTACGACGAGGCGATCCGCCTTATGCAGCGTGCGACGACGGTGCCCAAGAACACCAAGGTCGACTACTACAACGACAACCTGCCGCCCCAGTCGCGACTGTTCAAGGCCCTCAAGCTGTGGTCGTTCTACTCTGACCTGGAAGAATCGATCGGCACAGTCGAGTCGAGCAAGGCCGTTTACGACAAGATTATGGAGCTCAAGATTGCCAACGCCCAAACGATTGTCAACTACGCAGCGTTCCTCGAGGAGAACAAGTACTTTGAGGAGTCGTTCAAGGTGTACGAGCGCGGCATCGAGCTCTTCCACTTCCCCATCGCCTTTGAGATCTGGAACATTTACCTGTCCAAGTTTGTCAAGCGGTACGGCGGTCAAAAGCTCGAGCGCACGCGCGACCTTTTCGAGCAGGCCCTGGAGAACTGCCCCGCAATGTTCTGCAAGCCGCTGTACCTGATgtacgccaagctcgaggaggagcacggtctcgccaagcgcgccatGGGCATCTACGACCGTGCGACACAGACGGTGCAGGACTCGGACAAGTTCGAGATGTACACAATCTACATTGCCAAGGCGACCGCCAACTttggcctgcctgccacgCGACCAATctacgagcgcgcgctcgagcagctgcccGACAAGGAGACTGCGACCATCTGCCGCCGCTTTGCCCAGATGGAGCGCAAGCTTGGCGAGATCGACCGCGCGCGTGCAATCTACGCCCACGCAAGCCAGTTCTGCGACCCGCGTTCCAACGCCGAGTTCTGGTCCGAGTGGAACGCGTTCGAGGTGGACACGGGTTCCGAGGACACGTTCCGCGAGATGCTGCGTATCAAGCGTGCTGTCCAGGCGTCGTTCAACACGGACAGCGCGTtcgtcgcggcgcaggctgcggctgccgccaacggcggcgagaagccCACCGACGttgcggctgccgctgcgcgcgatgCGGCCGACCCGATGGCCGCGATGGAGAAGGAGctggccgagtcggcggcgcccgctgcgcgcggtggcGCGCCTGCGTTTGTCGCGTCGAGCCTCAAGCCCGCGGCGCAGCACGAGGAGGCACAGGATGCGTCGGGTGCCAACCCCGACGCGATcaacattgacgacgaggagctttAG
- the SPAC694.03 gene encoding Putative nicotinamide mononucleotide adenylyltransferase has translation MSLSAAHNAAIARATAPGFAGLALLEPLERGQHLAVFDSSFNPPHRAHFGLGVSEFPPPATVPSSTSPTPSPGDVPNPGPYTARLLLFSTRNADKSPAGDTAHRVGLMQAQARAMAAATRLPVSVGLISAPTFVDKSAALLQHAQHVTFLVGTDTLLRIFDDKYYPAPGGMSAALEKLFARCWFVCALRDGYSREGRAQADALFARDDVAHYVALGKIRTLPPIPGAEAVSSTDVRSIVREGRGRDALEELVVPEVAEYILANRLYT, from the coding sequence ATGTCCCTCAGTGCGGCGCACAACGCCGCGATagcgcgcgccacggcgcccgggttcgccggcctcgccctcctcgagcctCTGGAACGGGGGCAACACCTGGCAGTGTTCGACTCGAGCTTCAACCCGCCCCATCGCGCGCATTTCgggctgggcgtgagcgagtTCCCCCCGCCGGCCACTgtcccctcctccacctcgcccacccctTCACCAGGCGACGTGCCCAACCCCGGCCCATACaccgcccgcctcctcctcttctccaCGCGCAACGCCGACAAGTCGCCCGCAGGCGACACGGCCCACCGCGTCGGCCTCATGCAGGCGCAAGCGCGCGCcatggcggccgcgacgcgcctgCCCGTGTCCGTCGGCCtgatctcggcgccgacgttcGTCGACAAgtcggccgcgctgctgcagcacgCTCAGCATGTCACCTTCCTCGTGGGCACCGACACGCTGCTGCGGATATTCGACGACAAGTATTATCCTGCCCCTGGAGGGATGAGCGCTGCCCTGGAGAAGCTCTTCGCGCGCTGCTGGTTCGTGTGTGCCCTCCGCGACGGGTACAGTCGCGAAGGCCGCGCTCAGGCCGACGCCCTCttcgcgcgcgacgacgtcgcgcactACGTCGCGCTCGGGAAGATACGTACCCTGCCCCCCATACCTGGCGCCGAAGCCGTCAGCTCGACCGACGTGCGGAGTATCGTGCGTGaggggcgcgggcgtgacGCGCTGGAAGAACTCGTCGTGCCAGAGGTCGCGGAGTACATCCTCGCAAATAGGTTGTATACGTAG